The Crocosphaera sp. UHCC 0190 DNA window GTTTCCCTCAAATTTTCAATAGATGGTACATTAAGATTAAGATTTGCTTGTAAATTACCTCCCACAACTTCCACCGGAAAATTAGGCAATAGAGACATCACTGCTGGTAAAGCTAACTTATTCAAGGTTAACTCAATTTCACTTTGCATTGTAGTGATTAATGTTCTCCCCTTAAGAGTAATTTCGTCCCTATCAAAAAAGCCAAGATTAATGGCATATTTCCATTGTTTTTCTCCCTTTTCTTGATAAGTTGCCTTACCCTTCAATTTCATTTTAACCGGATTCTTAGCATTCTGAGGAAATAAAGCAATATCAGTATTTTTGACATCAAAAGTTAAATCTAAATCAACAGGAATTAGTTCATCACTTATATTTAACGTTAACCACTCATCTTGAGACTTTTGACGAATTTCAACCTGAACATCTTCAGGAGAAATTGTAATTGGTAAAGTTCCCTCAAATAAAACAGCGAGGGGATTAAACTTAATAATGACAGTTTTTGCTATTAATTGATTTTTATGTTCAGAAGTCGCTGGAATCGAAGCCCCTTCTAGCTGTAAACTGGTCAAAGAAAACCCATTTAACTCCCCAATTTCCACCGGACGATTAATCACTTGACTAACTTGTTCTTCTAACCAAGGAGGTAAATATTCCCGCAAAAATAAACGTAACCCCCCATAACCAAGGAGAATTAAAGCAAAAGACGTAGTTCCCACAGCGATAGTCTTGGGTTGTCTCAGCAGTCTCAGAAGATGGTTAAGACGCTGAGAAAGGGAGTTTTGAGGCGTTGGAGACTGACTCATAGGGTTTACCCCGAAACGGGAGAGAGAGGAGTTGTGCTGCGAAAATTGATATCGCTAAGCAAAACAGGATTTTGTTGATTAATCTAACTTACTTTTGTAAAATTCTTTGGGAGAATTGATCAGCAATAACGGGCAATATGCCTCACAATAAGAAAAAGAAACCACCAAAGGAGTAACCCACAGATGTTGGCATACATCCTAGCGATCGCTATTGCCCTTGCAAGCTTAAGTCTTTATTTATCGGCATTTTTCTTACCGGAACTGCATCGAAAAGATGACTTTCTCTGGAGTGGTGTCGGTTTATTCTACGCCCTCATTTTATGGGTATGTGCAGGAAGAATGACAGGAGGAGTTTTGTTAGGCCAAGCGGCTGCTGTCACCTTAATGTTATCCTTTGGTTGGCAAACGGTTCGCTTACGACGGGCGATCGCCCATCCTGATGAACAAACGGATCTTAGCGGATTTTCTTTGCTAACTTGGGTACAAAACCGTCTGGGGAAAAAAACCCAACCCCAACCTATAACCCCTCCAGTGGTTGAAACACCTACCCCAGTTATAGAAGAAACAGAGGAACCTGAAATTCCTCAAGGTGAAGTAATTTCTCAACCCCAAGAAACCCCTGAAATAGAAACCTCAGAAGTTGTTGAGGAAATGACCTTAGAGGAAGTTCTAGAAGTCGCTGAGGCCAGAGAAGCCTCTGTTACCATAGAGGAAACTGAAACTCCTGAAACAGAACCTTTATCCGAACCCCTTATGACGGAAACGGAGACTGAAGCAGAACTATCATCCGATGTTCCCCCTCAACCAGTAATTAAAAAACAGGGATTTTCCTTGAAATCTTGGTTTGGGTTTGGGAAATCTAAGTCTCAACCTGTTTCTAAACCTTTACCAGAACAGGAAAAAGAGACAGAAGCAGAAAACTGGGAAGATGAAGATGAAGATGAATCATTAGAAATTGAAGAAACTATCCCAATGGTTGTCGAAACAACCGAAGAAATGACAAGGGAAGAAAAAAACTGGGATGATGATGATGATGATGACTTGTCAGAAGTTGTAGAAGAAACTGAAGTAATTACAGCAGAAACTATTGTAGAAATTCCTGAAGAAACTACGATTTCATCGGAAGTTGTACTAGAAAAAACAACTAATCAACCCGAAACTTTAGAACAATATGTGGCTGATTTTGAACCATTTCTTGCTGATGATGAAGCAGAAACATTGATTGAAAGCTATCAACCTAAACTGGAGAAAGTGGCAACTGAAACCGTTAAGATAGAACCAGAAACCCCACCTTTTCCCGTTACTTCTGCCGAGACTGCTGAACAATCAGAAAAGGTTGAAGAAACGCCAGAAAAATCAGAAGATACAAAATAATTAAAGCCCGCGAAGGCGGGCTTTGTTTATATAGCAAAACCCTTCAGGGTTTAAAATTAGGTTTGTGTCTGACAAAAAGATTCTATCGCCTTAATTTGCGGTAAAATTTCCCCAAACCACTGTTCAAAACTGCTTCTACTAGCAGAATTTTTGATGACTGAGTTCACAAAATTTAACCATTCAGGATCATTTTTAGGTAAAATTAAGCCATAATTTTCACAGTCTAAGGGGTATTTTGGCAGCAAAACATAGTCTTTGCCGATCGCCAATCCTTGGATTAATGCTTCTCCGATTAATAAAATTCCATCACTAGCAAATGCTTCTATTTTGCCCCCTTGTAAGGCTTGTAGACCTCGAAAACGCCCCGTAACACCTTGAAATTCTACCTGATTTGCAGAGGGATATTTTTGAGAAATTAATTGTTCATTACTCGTATTTCTTAAGACTCCAATTAACACATTCTCTAAGGTACTATTTGAGTTGATTAATTGTTCATTTTCCGCCTTGACAAGTAGTTGAGTCCCTGTCCGAAAGAAGGGAGAAGAAAATTGAATATTATAGTCAGAAACAGCACGAATTGTATTAGGACCACATTCTAAATCAACAATGCGATCGCTGACTAATTCAAAGCGATTAAATAGGGTTGATTTATATAACTTAATAGCGATTACTTTTTTGTTTAATTTACGTTGTAATTCCCCTCGAACAACCGCGATAAAATCTAGACATAATCCGTTTAAATCTCCATTAATATCTCGATAACCAAAGGGGACTGCATCTTCTCGAATACCTACTTTAAGTAACCCTGTTTGATTAATTTTTTCTAACACAGTTTCTGTTTGTGCATTGGTAGGTAAAGATAAAAGTAACCCAAAAAGTAAAGGAGTCAAGCTAAATAGTTGTTTAAATTTTATCATCATATTCAATAATATTAATTAAGGGATTCCAAGGATCTAAAATATCTTTAAATAAAACTTCTTCTATCCAAGTTTTGGTCACAACTGCTAAAGGGAGAGCTAATAATAATCCCAAGATACCAAAAGCTTGAGCAAAGAAAATTTGTGCCATTAAGGTAACGGCTGGTAAAAGGGAAACTTGTTTGGCCATTACTGTTGGGGTTAACCAATAACTTTCGATGTTTTGAATGATAAAATACCAAACAACAATTGCCCAAATTTTCCAAGGAGCATCAAGTAATGCTACCATAAGGGGAAAAACTACACTTGCTGCTGGGCCAACATTGGGAATAAAATTTAATAACCCTGCTAATATAGCATGAACTAAGACTAATTTAACTTGTAAAATCCATAACCCTAAACCACTTAATGTCCCAATAAATAAGCAATTAATTGTAATTCCCATCAACCAGTTACCTAAAGCAACTTCAGAAATATCTAGAATTTCATCTCCTCTTCTTCGATAAAAAGACGGAAATAACTTGAGAAAAGCTTTTCGATATCTTTGGGGATCAATAATCATCATAATGGTTAGGATAAAAACAAAAATTAATTGTAAAATCACCACAAAAGAATTAGAAAATAATTTGAAAAAATTCTTAAATATTGCCGTTGACAAAGGTTGTAATTGGTTAATTAAATCCGTTAAAGATGGGGTAGAAGACAACCAAAAAAAACGACTTTCTTGCTCACTCAATGAGATTAATGTCTCTCTAAATTTTCCCCAAATATTCGGTAATAAATCAAGTAAATTTTGAAACTGATCGATAAAGGGAGGAACCACTAAACCAAAGAAAAGAATGGTTAATAAAATCAGGCTACTAATAGCAATAAAAATTCCTAGATTTCGTTGAATTTTAAACCGTTGTAGCCATTTTATTAGTCGATTAAGTGCCGTCGCAAAAATAACTGCCGTAAAAATAAGTAAAAGCAGTTGTCTAATTTGCCAAAGAATATAACCGGAAATGACTAAGCTAGATAACCCAATCCACTGACCAAAATTCACGGTTTCATTGCCAATAAAAATTAATGTTGATTAACCGTAACACAGCCTTCTAGGCTGTCACAACTCAAACTTGTTGGCCATAACTTAAAACCGTATTCTGTAATAACATCGCCACCGTCATCGGGCCAACCCCCCCAGGGACAGGAGTAATATAGTTAGCGACTTCTGCCACAGAATCAAAGTGAAAATCCCCCACCAACTGAGAAGCCCCATCCGGCCTAATTATACGATTAATTCCCACATCAACCGCCACGGCCCCTGGTTTAACCATTTCCCCAGTAATCAATAGGGGTTTTCCCACCGCAGCAATGATAATATCTCCTTGACGGGTCATTGCTCCTAAATCTGGAGTACGAGAATGGGCAATTGTTACCGTTGCATTTTTCTCCAACAACATCAAGGCCAAGGGTTTTCCGACTAAAATACTACGTCCTACCACAACAGCGTGTTTACCTGCGACCTCAATCTGATATTCTTCTAGAAGATTCATGACTCCGGCTGGGGTGCAACTGCGTAATCCCTTTTCCCCCCGCACTAATCGGCCTAAATTCATAGGATGGAGGCCATCAGCGTCCTTATCAGGAGCGATCGCTAATAATAAGGAAACGGTATCCAAATGAGCAGGTAAAGGCAACTGAACCAAAATCCCATCCACCCGTTCATCTTGATTGAGTTCCTTAATGATAGACTCCACCTCTTGTTGAGAACTTTGGTGGGGTAAATGACGACCAAAAGAAGCGATACCTACCTTAGCACAAGCCCGTTCCTTGTTGCGAACATAAACCGCACTCGCGGGGTCATCTCCGACCATAATGACAGCTAAACCAGGAGGACGACCGATTTTAGGCTGTAACTGTTCAATGGATGCTTTGAGTTCAAGCTGAATTTTTTGGGCTAATGCTTTACCGTTTAACAAAGAAGCAGTCTGAGGAGCCATGGATAATTGTCAGTAAATTTTGGAACGTAGGAGCATTCTAAGGTGTCCTATTGGTTAAGATATCTCAAGAAGGTCAAGCTAATCACGGTCATCATGAAAATTTTAAACATTCGAGGGGTTCATGGTGGACTATTATCCCTCCTGGTGGGGGGACTGGTTGGTTGTACCCCACTTAATTATTTAGGGTTAGCACAAACCCCCCTTACTCCTATTCGGGAAATTTCCCCCCAACCTAGTACACAAACCAGTCCAGAAGCAGGAATTATTTACATAGAGGGAAAAGTCGTTGATCGGGCCCCTTTTATGGAAAGTGGTTCCTATCAACTCCAGGATGCCACAGGGACAGTTTGGGTACTGACTAATGGCGACCTTCCCCAAACGGGGCAAGAGATCATAATAAAAGGAAAAGTGGCCTATCAATCGATTGCCATTGGCGGCCAAGATGTGGGGGAATTGTATATTGTTGAGGTAGAAAAACTTGACACCCCTCCTGTCGCTTCCTCTCCTGTCGCTCAACCTGTGTCCTCTCCCCAAGTTAAACCCACACCCCAACCGAATTTCGATGAATTCCTCCTCCCCCATAAACGTAACGCCAAATAGTGTCATTCCTGCCGTTGCTGTCGCTATCCTCTATCAAGATGGTCACTTTTTAATGCAGTTGCGAGACGATATTCCCACCATTCTCTATCCCGGCCATTGGGGATTTTTTGGGGGTCATCTAGAACCGAATGAAACCCCAGAAGAAGGGGTTAAACGAGAAATCTGGGAAGAAATTGCCTACGATCTGCAAAATCCCACTATCTTTGATTGTTATGCCGATGAACGGGCGATTCGTCATATTTTCCATGCTCCCCTCACGGTTCCCCTAGAACAGTTAGTCTTACAAGAGGGAGCAGACTTGGAATTAGTGCCGCCTGAAGATATCGCAAAAGGGCAATGTTATTCAGGAAAACTTGACAAAGTGCGTCCTCTTGGCCCAATTCACCAAAAAATTTTACTCGATTTCTTAAATTCCCATTAAAGTAGAACAAAGGAGGAACATCATGACCCCAAGGTCGATCTCTAAATTTACCCTTAATTAAGTTCTAAGGGGTAACTCCTCAGTTCTTACTGGCAATTTCTTGTCCGCTTTACTCTTAACTAACGCCTTCTCACCTAATTCCCCCTTGACCTTGATAATACTATGAATAACTGTATAAAACGCCTGAGTCTCAATCACCCTTTACTCTGGGGAGGAATTGTCGCTACGATTTCCCTACATAGCCTCACCTCTCCCGCTTTGAGTGCGCCCCAACCCGAAGTGTTAGAAGATAATCCCAAAGCCATGGTCGATGAGATGTGGCAAATTGTTAATAATGAGTTTGTGGATCGGAACTTTAATCGGGTTGATTGGCAAGAAAAACGACGGGAATTACTCAGCCAAGACTATGCTAACCCCAAACAAGCTTATAAAGCGATTCGGGACGCTCTCAAAGACTTAGGCGACCCCTATACTCGCTTTTTACCCCCTAATGAATTTTCTGTCCTCACCAGTCAAACCTCTGGGGAGTTATCAGGAGTAGGTGTCCGACTAGCCCTCGATAAACGCACTAGCCAACTTTATGTCGTAGAATCTGTCAGAAATTCCCCCGCTATGGAAGCTGGAGTTAAACGAGGCGATCGCCTGATTCGGATCAATGGCAAACCCACCGCTTTAATGAGCTTAGAACAGGCCCAAGAAGAAATTACCGGAGCAGTGGGTACGGAAGTTAGTTTACAGTTATCTCGGCGGGAAAAAGGGGTATTTCAAGTCACTCTCAAACGCGCTCAGATTGAAATTGCTTCCGTGACTTATCATCTCCAAGAAGATGAAAAACATCGCATTGGTTATATCAAATTAGATGAATTTAGCTCCCATGCTGCTGAACAAATGAAACAAGCGATCGAAGAGCTAGGACAGCAACAGGTTTCTGGTTTCATTTTAGACTTACGGGGTAATCCAGGGGGACTCCTCTTTTCTAGCGTCGATATTGCCCGTCTCTGGCTCCAAAAAGGAGAAATTGTCAGTACCATTGATCGTAAAGGCGGTGATCGCCATTTTTCAGCCAATGGTACATCAATCACAGATTTACCCTTAGTGATCTTAGTGGATGAAGGGTCAGCCAGTGCCAGCGAAATTCTGACAGGGGCCCTTAAGGAAAATGGCCGGGCCACCATTGTTGGCACCACCACTTATGGCAAAGGAACAGTACAGTCCGTACATTCTCTCACTGATGGTTCCGGGTTAGCTGTCACCATTGCCCGTTATTATCCACCAAGCGGCACGGATATTAACCATAAAGGCATTCGTCCTGATGTCTATCTTGACTTAACTATGGAGCAACAAGTTCAGTTAAGAAATGATCCAACCTTGATGGGAACCGATGCTGATCCCCAATATAATCGTGCGCTCTCGATTTTAAAGAGTAATGCTGCACCACTCTCTACTCCGGCCACCCCAAAACCGATTGGACTCCGTTGGCAACAATTACGTCAAACGGTTCAAGATCCTAATCCTCGCTGGGACAGAATGCAAGAAAAAGTCACCGATAATTAGGGTGATGGGGTAATCGCAAAAGTCAGAAGTAGTAGGGGCGGGTTTTTTACCCCGCCCCGATAGGATTCTCACCACAACACTGCTGTTCCCTTTCAACCGAAATCTATTGTCCTGGGGGAAAATTTTGATAAGATAGGAAATAGTGTCTTTAATCAGAAAATTCTAAACTGAACCCCTATGGCTAAAAAAAGCTTGATCGAACGCGAGAAAAAACGTAAACGCTTAATTGATAAGTATGCAGATAAGCGAGAAGCTCTGAAAGAAGAGTTTAACAATGCTGAAGACTACGAAGAAAAAATCGAGATTCATCGTCAAATACAACGTTTACCCCGTAATAGTGCGCCTAACCGTCTTCGTAACCGTTGTTGGTTAACAGGCCGCTCTAGAGGATATTATCGGGATTTTGGCTTATCCCGTAATGTTCTACGAGAATGGGCCCATGAAGGGTTACTTCCTGGGGTAGTTAAATCTAGCTGGTAAGCTTTTCTTAAGACTAAATTAAGATGGCTTTCAAGGAATGATCGAATCAAGTGAGTGGGACAGTCCGATAAACAGAAAGGATGTCCCTATTCCTTGTGGAACTAACTTTCCCCACAGCAACGATCAATACCTAAACTATCTAAAATTAAGTCACTGACTGCATTCGCAACGGCAAACTCGCTAAAAAACGATTCTCGAAAATCAAAGGCCTGCATTTCCGTCACAATGGCAATGACTAGGGAGCCTAAATCATTTTCCCCTTCTAATCGCTGACGCACGAAAATTTGAGCGGCCCTTTTAGCAATATTTTCGTTGACTTTTTCAGGGATAAACTCTTCATCTAACCAGTTTTGCAAAGCCACCTGCAACCATTCCCCTTCCTGTTGGGGATTGCGAATTGGGGGTAAAGTAATGGGAGGAATCGGTTCTGCCGTCATGGAACTTTATTAACTACGGAAATCTACGATGGAATTTGCCGAAGATCTAGACCCCATTATACAGGGATATGCTCAAGGTTACTTTTTGATGACGGATGAACACAATGTTCTGGGGTGGTATTCCAGTCGTCAACGGGCCCTAGTCCCCTTAGATGAGGGTTTTCGCTATCCTAAATCCCTGCAACGGGTTTTGAATCAAGAACAGTTTTCTGTCGCCATTAATCGGGATTTTTTGGGGGTTTGTCAGGGTTGTGCTGATCGAGAGGTGACTTGGATTTCTCCTGAACTAATTGAAATCTATTATCAGCTACATTTGGCTGGATTTGCTCATAGTTTTGAAACTTGGCAAGGAGACGAATTAGCCGGAGGAATTTTAGGCCTTACCCTTGGGGGTGCTTTTATTGGAGAATCGATGTTTTATCGTATTCCCAATGGCTCTAAAGTGGCTATGGTAAAGTTAGTAGAACATTTAAAAGCCAGAGGGTTTATCTTATTTGATGCCCAATTACAAAATGAACATTTAGAAAGATTTGGTTCTTATTTAGTCAGTGATAAAGAATATCAAAATTTATTGCAAAAAGCGTTAAATATTTCTTGTATTTTTGTTTGAAATGAATTACACAAAAACTGTGGTGTGGACAATGCCCACCCTAGGTTTATTGATGAACACCTAATTTACTTACCTAAAATTGTAATTATTCTTTATAAAAATCTTTTGACCAAGTTGCTAAGACCAACAACTGACCAAAAACCCCCTATTTTTTGTTACATTCCTTAATAATTTAACGAGTTTAGGCTAGTTGTGATCCCCTGTCAAATTCGTTGTAATCCTTGCTGAACAAGCTTTGCAACTATTGTAAAGCTTGTTTAAGACATGGTGAGTAACCGATTGTTTTGCTTTTGTTCCTGATTATAGTAATACAATACACAAAATTTATTTTAAGATTATTTTTGATAATAAAACAGATTATAATTTAAAAAAAATATTTTTACTGATTAATACTCTATAAAACTTAGGATTAAACCTAAAATCTCTAAAGAAGGCCCTTTCAATTCTTATCCATTTGCCCCATAATGCGAGTAATGAGATTGACAAACCCACTGTCCTAAAAAAGCAGTGATAAGGAAAACCAGATTTATTTGATCACACAGGAGACTCGAACCTTGACTTTAACACTCGCAGTTTACGGAAAAGGCGGTATCGGCAAATCTACCACCAGCTGTAATATTTCCACAGCATTAGCCAAACGGGGTAAAAAAGTGCTACAAATTGGCTGTGATCCCAAACATGACAGCACATTTACCCTGACTGGGTTCCTTATTCCTACCATCATTGACACCCTACAAGAAAGAGACTTTCACTACGAAGATATTTGGCCTGAAGATGTTATCTATAAAGGTTATGCAGGGGTAGACTGTGTAGAAGCAGGTGGCCCCCCCGCAGGTGCAGGTTGCGGTGGTTATGTAGTAGGAGAAACGGTTAAATTACTCAAAGAATTGAATGCTTTTGATGAGTATGATGTTATTCTTTTTGATGTCTTAGGTGACGTTGTTTGTGGTGGTTTTGCTGCACCTTTAAACTATGCAGATTATTGTTTAATTGTGACAGATAATGGTTTTGATGCTTTGTTTGCTGCTAACCGTATTGCTGCTTCCGTAAGAGAAAAAGCAAGAACCCATACTTTACGTTTAGCGGGGTTAATTGGTAATCGTACTTCTAAGCGTGATTTAATTGATAAATACATAGAAGCGGTTCCCATGCCTGTGTTAGAAATTCTGCCATTAATTGAA harbors:
- a CDS encoding AI-2E family transporter; the encoded protein is MNFGQWIGLSSLVISGYILWQIRQLLLLIFTAVIFATALNRLIKWLQRFKIQRNLGIFIAISSLILLTILFFGLVVPPFIDQFQNLLDLLPNIWGKFRETLISLSEQESRFFWLSSTPSLTDLINQLQPLSTAIFKNFFKLFSNSFVVILQLIFVFILTIMMIIDPQRYRKAFLKLFPSFYRRRGDEILDISEVALGNWLMGITINCLFIGTLSGLGLWILQVKLVLVHAILAGLLNFIPNVGPAASVVFPLMVALLDAPWKIWAIVVWYFIIQNIESYWLTPTVMAKQVSLLPAVTLMAQIFFAQAFGILGLLLALPLAVVTKTWIEEVLFKDILDPWNPLINIIEYDDKI
- the folD gene encoding bifunctional methylenetetrahydrofolate dehydrogenase/methenyltetrahydrofolate cyclohydrolase FolD, which encodes MAPQTASLLNGKALAQKIQLELKASIEQLQPKIGRPPGLAVIMVGDDPASAVYVRNKERACAKVGIASFGRHLPHQSSQQEVESIIKELNQDERVDGILVQLPLPAHLDTVSLLLAIAPDKDADGLHPMNLGRLVRGEKGLRSCTPAGVMNLLEEYQIEVAGKHAVVVGRSILVGKPLALMLLEKNATVTIAHSRTPDLGAMTRQGDIIIAAVGKPLLITGEMVKPGAVAVDVGINRIIRPDGASQLVGDFHFDSVAEVANYITPVPGGVGPMTVAMLLQNTVLSYGQQV
- a CDS encoding NUDIX hydrolase, with protein sequence MNSSSPINVTPNSVIPAVAVAILYQDGHFLMQLRDDIPTILYPGHWGFFGGHLEPNETPEEGVKREIWEEIAYDLQNPTIFDCYADERAIRHIFHAPLTVPLEQLVLQEGADLELVPPEDIAKGQCYSGKLDKVRPLGPIHQKILLDFLNSH
- a CDS encoding DNA-binding protein, whose amino-acid sequence is MKILNIRGVHGGLLSLLVGGLVGCTPLNYLGLAQTPLTPIREISPQPSTQTSPEAGIIYIEGKVVDRAPFMESGSYQLQDATGTVWVLTNGDLPQTGQEIIIKGKVAYQSIAIGGQDVGELYIVEVEKLDTPPVASSPVAQPVSSPQVKPTPQPNFDEFLLPHKRNAK
- a CDS encoding Ycf66 family protein; protein product: MLAYILAIAIALASLSLYLSAFFLPELHRKDDFLWSGVGLFYALILWVCAGRMTGGVLLGQAAAVTLMLSFGWQTVRLRRAIAHPDEQTDLSGFSLLTWVQNRLGKKTQPQPITPPVVETPTPVIEETEEPEIPQGEVISQPQETPEIETSEVVEEMTLEEVLEVAEAREASVTIEETETPETEPLSEPLMTETETEAELSSDVPPQPVIKKQGFSLKSWFGFGKSKSQPVSKPLPEQEKETEAENWEDEDEDESLEIEETIPMVVETTEEMTREEKNWDDDDDDDLSEVVEETEVITAETIVEIPEETTISSEVVLEKTTNQPETLEQYVADFEPFLADDEAETLIESYQPKLEKVATETVKIEPETPPFPVTSAETAEQSEKVEETPEKSEDTK
- the bchL gene encoding ferredoxin:protochlorophyllide reductase (ATP-dependent) iron-sulfur ATP-binding protein, whose protein sequence is MTLTLAVYGKGGIGKSTTSCNISTALAKRGKKVLQIGCDPKHDSTFTLTGFLIPTIIDTLQERDFHYEDIWPEDVIYKGYAGVDCVEAGGPPAGAGCGGYVVGETVKLLKELNAFDEYDVILFDVLGDVVCGGFAAPLNYADYCLIVTDNGFDALFAANRIAASVREKARTHTLRLAGLIGNRTSKRDLIDKYIEAVPMPVLEILPLIEDIRVSRVKGKTLFEMTETDPSLEYVCNYYLNIADQLLAMPEGVIPKDAQDRELFTLLSDFYLNPQAPVKTEEEALDLMMV
- the rpsN gene encoding 30S ribosomal protein S14; this encodes MAKKSLIEREKKRKRLIDKYADKREALKEEFNNAEDYEEKIEIHRQIQRLPRNSAPNRLRNRCWLTGRSRGYYRDFGLSRNVLREWAHEGLLPGVVKSSW
- the aat gene encoding leucyl/phenylalanyl-tRNA--protein transferase; this encodes MEFAEDLDPIIQGYAQGYFLMTDEHNVLGWYSSRQRALVPLDEGFRYPKSLQRVLNQEQFSVAINRDFLGVCQGCADREVTWISPELIEIYYQLHLAGFAHSFETWQGDELAGGILGLTLGGAFIGESMFYRIPNGSKVAMVKLVEHLKARGFILFDAQLQNEHLERFGSYLVSDKEYQNLLQKALNISCIFV
- the ctpB gene encoding carboxyl-terminal processing protease CtpB; amino-acid sequence: MNNCIKRLSLNHPLLWGGIVATISLHSLTSPALSAPQPEVLEDNPKAMVDEMWQIVNNEFVDRNFNRVDWQEKRRELLSQDYANPKQAYKAIRDALKDLGDPYTRFLPPNEFSVLTSQTSGELSGVGVRLALDKRTSQLYVVESVRNSPAMEAGVKRGDRLIRINGKPTALMSLEQAQEEITGAVGTEVSLQLSRREKGVFQVTLKRAQIEIASVTYHLQEDEKHRIGYIKLDEFSSHAAEQMKQAIEELGQQQVSGFILDLRGNPGGLLFSSVDIARLWLQKGEIVSTIDRKGGDRHFSANGTSITDLPLVILVDEGSASASEILTGALKENGRATIVGTTTYGKGTVQSVHSLTDGSGLAVTIARYYPPSGTDINHKGIRPDVYLDLTMEQQVQLRNDPTLMGTDADPQYNRALSILKSNAAPLSTPATPKPIGLRWQQLRQTVQDPNPRWDRMQEKVTDN
- a CDS encoding amino acid ABC transporter substrate-binding protein, producing MMIKFKQLFSLTPLLFGLLLSLPTNAQTETVLEKINQTGLLKVGIREDAVPFGYRDINGDLNGLCLDFIAVVRGELQRKLNKKVIAIKLYKSTLFNRFELVSDRIVDLECGPNTIRAVSDYNIQFSSPFFRTGTQLLVKAENEQLINSNSTLENVLIGVLRNTSNEQLISQKYPSANQVEFQGVTGRFRGLQALQGGKIEAFASDGILLIGEALIQGLAIGKDYVLLPKYPLDCENYGLILPKNDPEWLNFVNSVIKNSASRSSFEQWFGEILPQIKAIESFCQTQT